The nucleotide sequence AGCAACTCCACATTTTCCTTGTCCTGAGCATAACGCATATATTGTATTTTCAGAAAGAGTTTTGACAGTTGTGtaatatctttgaaatttaaacattatttattattatttggagAACGGTGAtgacaaatatttttctacataattacttttaaatagttttaatatttttctttatacatactttaaaaaaaaattataaacaagtCACATAACCCAACTTTTTCCAATTATCCCCGAGAATATTTAGATAAGTCAACTTTAACTCGTGCATGTTAGATGCCGTTAGTATATGCCATCGCCTAAAATCATTGTTTCGAACTATTGTATATAACCTGACGAAATTAACCCCAAGATAGATTTTagccttgtttatagatataccTATAAACAGgtgtattattaatattatttaaattaataattattgttgtgcggccgacgtcttcgcaGTCGTCCGCCGAGATTATATCTTATGTCACAAACAATACTTGGTGGGCTCCCGATCTCCATTCGCTATTCGCTGAGGGTCATCTGTCGGAAGGCTTTTAATAAAGCTAAACAAACCACCCCGATTGAATAACTACATATATGTATAAACAAAGTTTCGAactaattaattcaaaaaaacttcGTTAACGCACAACaacattaaaatatgtataaacatGTAAAGATGCGTACACATCAAGCGAACGAATACCGAACATGGACTAATGTCTACGTTAATACACAGGATACATAAGCGAATCAAACGTTTGGTTCGTCTTCGCATGCGTTCGCCCCAAGAGCGGTACGTCAAAGAAAATCGGTGTGTGGACGGATTTGTTATTCGTGAGCTTGGTGTGTACAAACTTCCAAGTGTTGAACAAACGAACAACAAACGTTCGTTGTTCGGAGTTCGCTTGATGTGTACGCACCTTAATATGcacatattttaatttattgcaaGTTGGAGTACTGAATATAAGATGTCGCTAGTGTAAAAACTCCCCCTAGAATTATTTTTCCGAACTAATCCGCCatatcaattattattgttgaatAGAAATCATATTGAGAGTGAACACCCACtggtttattcaaaaaatttactgGAAAATTCGTGCTTTTCTGAGTGAAAACTTGTGTAATTAAAAACCAACTGTGAAAATGGCAAAAATGGCATTTCAGCACCAAGCCGGAACGGCTATGGAATGTTTAAGCGTAAGTTTTGCAAGTCTGTTGGCGTCTTGTAAACATCATCATCGTCGTTGCAAAAGTTgaacattaattgtaaatttagatTCCAATAACTTTACACAAAGAAGGTGAAGGCGACAGCTTAAGGTGTGGTTTTAAAATTGGAGGTGGTATTGACCAGGATTATCACAAAAGTCCTCAAGGATATACTGATAAtgtatatgatttttttgcgtatttatttttactttttgtttgaaatttttaggGTATTTATGTGACCGAAGTACATGAATCAAGTCCAGCTTCACGCAGCGGTTTGAGAGTTCAtgacaaaattttacaatgtAATGGTTATGATTTTACAATGGTTACTCATAAGAAAGCTGttagttatattaaaaaacatcctgttctaaatttattagttGCACGTAAAGGTGTAACTTCCacataattatattattaattttttttatataaaaaaaaagaaaatataactcCTAAggattttttctaataatgttTGGTTCGCATTGTGAGCCTGCGCAGTAGGATTTTTACACCCAGAAACAATGATGCGCATGCGCCGAAGGACGAagttttatacatatttaataTTAGCGTTAcatgaaaaacatttttgttaacagttaaatactaaaaatgtttaaccTTTAACTAATCGTAAGTTTCGCGTGATGTGACTTAGCGACTAGTTCAGGGTTAATAGACAATTTGTTACCAAGTTATTTTAGGACGTTTTTAGGTGAtttagattaatgttattaaaataaaaatcgttcgATAAAagatatgtatatatatataagttTTGATAAAGATTCTTGATTATGTGAGATTATACTCATTGTCttaagtattttttgattattaattaatttagatttccttttttttgtagtcGACTACTGAACATTGCCAAAGTGTTACTGTTAGCAGTGTAAATGTCCttgtttttataaatgaaaacgtttaatttgcaataattttttttctaattattatttttattgtacacGCCATTTTTCAAGCTACAAGCGGACAtatgttgtttatttcatatatctatatatagttttgtttaaaataaaaggttTACAAAAATCTGTTGTCGAATTATTAAT is from Onthophagus taurus isolate NC chromosome 8, IU_Otau_3.0, whole genome shotgun sequence and encodes:
- the LOC111414214 gene encoding tax1-binding protein 3 homolog, whose product is MAKMAFQHQAGTAMECLSIPITLHKEGEGDSLRCGFKIGGGIDQDYHKSPQGYTDNGIYVTEVHESSPASRSGLRVHDKILQCNGYDFTMVTHKKAVSYIKKHPVLNLLVARKGVTST